The Pseudogulbenkiania sp. MAI-1 sequence TTGCTCGAGGCCTTGCCCGGCAAGGCGCCGCTGATCAAGCGCACTTTCCGCCCGCCCAACTATGAAACCCCGCTGGAGTACTTCCGCGAGGTGTTCACCCCCAACAAGGCGTTTTTCGTCCGTTATCACCTGGCCAATATCCCCGAGGTGGATGCCCGCTCCTGGCAGCTGCGCATCGGCGGCGAGGTGGATAGCCCGCTGGTGCTGACGCTGGACGAGCTGCGCCGCTTCGAGACGGTGGAACTGGCGGCGGTCTGCCAGTGTTCCGGCAACCGGCGCGGGCTGTTCCAGCCGCATGTGCCGGGGGTGGAGTGGGGCTACGGCGCCATGGGCAACGCACGCTGGCGCGGGGTGCGGCTGCGCGACCTGCTGAACAAGGCCGGGGTGAAGAAGGGGGCGCTGGAGATCGTGCTCGACGGCGCGGACGGCCCGGTGCTGGAAAAGACCCCGGATTACGTCAAGAGCCTGCCATTGTGGAAGGCGCTGGACGAAAACACCCTGATCTCCTTCGAGATGAACGGCGAGCCGTTGCCGCACTGGAACGGCTTTCCGGCGCGGCTGATCGTACCGGGCTGGACCGCCACCTACTGGATCAAGCACCTGACGTCGATCAACGTGGTGTCGTCGCCGTTCGACGGCTTCTGGGTCAAGAGCGCCTACCGGGTGCCGGTCGGCAAGTTTCCGCTGGTGGAGCGCTTCTTGTCGCAGGAGACGGCGGTGAACACGCCGATCACCGAGATGGTGGTCAATTCGCTCATCACCAGCGTGCGCGACGGCGACCGTCTGCCGCTGGACAAGCCGCTGGAGCTGGCGGGCATCGCCTGGGACGGGGGCTATGGCATCCGCCGGGTGGAGGTGTCCACCGACGGCGGCAAGAGCTGGCGCAACGCGGAGCTCGGCACCGATCACGGCCGCTTTTCCTTCCGTCCCTGGCGTTACCGTTTCCAGGCGCCGCGCAAGGGCCGCTACACGCTGCTGGCCAAGGCGACCAACCGTGTCGGCCAGACCCAGACCTCCGAGCTGATCGCCAACCCGGCCGGGTATCACCATAACCTGGTCCAGCGGGTGGTGGTGGACGTGGTATGAGGGCCAAGCCATGAACAAGACTCTGTGTGCGCTGCTGGTGTGCTGGCCCGTCCTGGCGCTGGCGGACGAGGGCGCGGTCAAGCTGCGGCCGGGTGCCAATCAGGAGGTGGTGGCCCGCAACTGCGTGGCCTGCCACAGCCTGGACTACATCCAGATGAACTCGCGCTTTCTCGACCGCAAGGGCTGGGAGGCGAGCGTGACCAAGATGATCAAGGTGATGGGGGCGCCGATCAGGGAGGAAGACGTGCCGCTGATCCTCGATTACCTCGATCAA is a genomic window containing:
- a CDS encoding molybdopterin-dependent oxidoreductase; protein product: MGINRREFLRVGSGGLLLAGGGLLVPAWVRGAQLLGQEGLPDGTRDSALLEALPGKAPLIKRTFRPPNYETPLEYFREVFTPNKAFFVRYHLANIPEVDARSWQLRIGGEVDSPLVLTLDELRRFETVELAAVCQCSGNRRGLFQPHVPGVEWGYGAMGNARWRGVRLRDLLNKAGVKKGALEIVLDGADGPVLEKTPDYVKSLPLWKALDENTLISFEMNGEPLPHWNGFPARLIVPGWTATYWIKHLTSINVVSSPFDGFWVKSAYRVPVGKFPLVERFLSQETAVNTPITEMVVNSLITSVRDGDRLPLDKPLELAGIAWDGGYGIRRVEVSTDGGKSWRNAELGTDHGRFSFRPWRYRFQAPRKGRYTLLAKATNRVGQTQTSELIANPAGYHHNLVQRVVVDVV
- a CDS encoding sulfide dehydrogenase is translated as MNKTLCALLVCWPVLALADEGAVKLRPGANQEVVARNCVACHSLDYIQMNSRFLDRKGWEASVTKMIKVMGAPIREEDVPLILDYLDQQYGKPK